A stretch of Mastacembelus armatus chromosome 1, fMasArm1.2, whole genome shotgun sequence DNA encodes these proteins:
- the LOC113128034 gene encoding ras-related protein Rab-33B-like gives MESSLEFSSSLGSVSSLLSRYRTFKVLVIGDSGVGKTCLTHRLCGGEFPSRVEATIGVDFRERLLDIDGEKIKLQLWDTAGQERFRKSMVQHYYRNVHAVLFIYDVTRPASFNGLSAWIEECRQNSVGQEIPRLLVGNKSDLRDPSRAEGQVSQEQAVSFAKAHGMMFFETSAKNPPMKRVNGWRGDRAVLYQQDKVEDIVVAVGAKLKRQKKSSGTNALTYSGSFKVLTKKGPEKEVWNCC, from the exons ATGGAGTCCTCTCTGGAGTTTTCCAGCTCTTTGGGCAGCGTGTCCTCACTGCTGAGTCGCTACCGGACCTTTAAAGTGCTGGTGATCGGAGACTCCGGGGTGGGGAAGACCTGTCTCACACACCGACTCTGCGGCGGAGAGTTCCCCAGCAGAGTGGAGGCCACCATCGGTGTGGACTTCCGTGAGAGGTTGCTTGATATTGATGGAGAGAAAATTAAG CTCCAGCTGTGGGACACAGCAGGGCAGGAGCGCTTTCGCAAGTCCATGGTGCAGCATTACTACCGAAATGTCCATGCTGTGCTCTTCATATATGATGTCACACGTCCTGCCAGCTTCAACGGCCTGAGTGCCTGGATAGAAGAGTGCAGGCAGAACTCAGTTGGTCAGGAAATCCCCAG GTTGTTGGTGGGTAATAAGAGTGACCTCCGTGACCCCAGCAGGGCAGAAGGCCAGGTGAGCCAAGAGCAGGCAGTGAGCTTCGCTAAGGCCCATGGCATGATGTTTTTTGAGACGTCCGCCAAAAACCCACCAATGAAACGTGTGAATGGCTGGCGGGGCGACCGGGCGGTGCTGTATCAGCAGGATAAAGTTGAGGacattgttgttgctgttggtgCCAAactgaagagacagaagaaatcTTCAGGCACGAATGCTCTGACGTACAGCGGCTCCTTTAAAGTCCTGACCAAGAAAGGACCAGAGAAAGAAGTATGGAACTGCTGCTAA
- the LOC113128451 gene encoding induced stolen tip protein TUB8-like isoform X1: MFCRRAWQRVGPLARRAFQPPSRTAAPVRHMAFGVPGGSSNMTYFLLCGGGLTAAVVYAYKTVSGDSERYEDRLANMGSATRASLLPAPAVETAPVEEPAPATEVIAESVPTPAGPVAETAAEPVTEVTLDSEVVVAAAEPVVTEEAATPAASEASPVAATVETPAEALAAESAGMAAVDEVPPAPPSEAEIAHAAPEAEATSAAEVAA, encoded by the exons ATGTTCTGCAGACGGGCATGGCAGAGGGTCGGACCGCTGGCACGGAGGGCCTTCCAGCCCCCATCCAGAACTG CAGCTCCAGTGCGACACATGGCCTTTGGAGTTCCTGGAGGCTCCAGCAACATGACGTACTTTCTTCTGTGCGGAGGAGGCCTCACTGCTGCAGTTGTCTAT GCTTACAAGACGGTCAGTGGTGATAGTGAACGCTATGAGGACAGACTGGCCAACATGGGCTCTGCAACAAGGG CGTCTTTACTTCCAGCTCCTGCAGTTGAAACTGCCCCAGTGGAGGAGCCTGCACCGGCCACCGAGGTCATCGCCGAGTCTGTCCCCACTCCTGCAGGACCAGTGGCAGAGACTGCTGCTGAACCTGTCACTGAGGTCACCCTGGACTCTGAGGTGGTTGTTGCTGCAGCTGAGCCAGTAGTCACAGAAGAGGCCGCTACACCTGCAGCTTCAGAAGCTTCTCCTGTTGCTGCCACAGTGGAGACGCCAGCAGAGGCCCTCGCAGCAGAGAGTGCTGGTATGGCAGCAGTAGATGAAGTCCCTCCTGCTCCCCCCTCTGAGGCAGAGATTGCACATGCTGCCCCAGAGGCTGAGGCCACCTCTGCGGCAGAGGTGGCTGCTTAA
- the LOC113128451 gene encoding induced stolen tip protein TUB8-like isoform X2 yields MFCRRAWQRVGPLARRAFQPPSRTAPVRHMAFGVPGGSSNMTYFLLCGGGLTAAVVYAYKTVSGDSERYEDRLANMGSATRASLLPAPAVETAPVEEPAPATEVIAESVPTPAGPVAETAAEPVTEVTLDSEVVVAAAEPVVTEEAATPAASEASPVAATVETPAEALAAESAGMAAVDEVPPAPPSEAEIAHAAPEAEATSAAEVAA; encoded by the exons ATGTTCTGCAGACGGGCATGGCAGAGGGTCGGACCGCTGGCACGGAGGGCCTTCCAGCCCCCATCCAGAACTG CTCCAGTGCGACACATGGCCTTTGGAGTTCCTGGAGGCTCCAGCAACATGACGTACTTTCTTCTGTGCGGAGGAGGCCTCACTGCTGCAGTTGTCTAT GCTTACAAGACGGTCAGTGGTGATAGTGAACGCTATGAGGACAGACTGGCCAACATGGGCTCTGCAACAAGGG CGTCTTTACTTCCAGCTCCTGCAGTTGAAACTGCCCCAGTGGAGGAGCCTGCACCGGCCACCGAGGTCATCGCCGAGTCTGTCCCCACTCCTGCAGGACCAGTGGCAGAGACTGCTGCTGAACCTGTCACTGAGGTCACCCTGGACTCTGAGGTGGTTGTTGCTGCAGCTGAGCCAGTAGTCACAGAAGAGGCCGCTACACCTGCAGCTTCAGAAGCTTCTCCTGTTGCTGCCACAGTGGAGACGCCAGCAGAGGCCCTCGCAGCAGAGAGTGCTGGTATGGCAGCAGTAGATGAAGTCCCTCCTGCTCCCCCCTCTGAGGCAGAGATTGCACATGCTGCCCCAGAGGCTGAGGCCACCTCTGCGGCAGAGGTGGCTGCTTAA